A portion of the Pseudomonas protegens CHA0 genome contains these proteins:
- a CDS encoding GNAT family N-acetyltransferase, whose product MPDSSNVIADIHQLDSGYSREARSLLYQAYRHEPTFGFIFEADRPGYEQRVRATVRELVKQHFLQDLPAIGLLVNDRLIGIALIAPPQRRLGITESWAWRLRMVLSTGFRCTQRYLEYHQAVQACLPNDAVHVLPLLGVHPQFQGQHFGEQLLAAVHNWCAVDEHSQGVVLDTGNPRYLEFYKRQGYEEIGEIAVGPVREHVFFHPNPQHLQRATA is encoded by the coding sequence ATGCCTGATTCCTCCAATGTCATCGCCGATATTCACCAGCTCGACAGCGGCTATTCCCGCGAAGCGCGGTCGCTGCTGTACCAGGCCTACCGCCATGAGCCGACCTTCGGCTTCATTTTCGAAGCCGATCGCCCCGGCTACGAACAGCGGGTACGAGCCACAGTGCGCGAATTGGTGAAGCAGCATTTTCTTCAGGACCTGCCGGCCATCGGCCTGCTGGTCAATGACCGGCTGATCGGTATCGCCCTGATCGCGCCGCCGCAACGGCGCCTGGGCATCACCGAAAGTTGGGCCTGGCGCCTGCGCATGGTGCTCAGCACCGGGTTTCGCTGCACCCAGCGCTATCTGGAGTATCACCAGGCGGTGCAGGCCTGCCTGCCCAATGATGCGGTGCATGTGCTGCCGCTGCTGGGGGTACATCCGCAGTTTCAGGGCCAGCATTTCGGCGAGCAATTGCTGGCGGCGGTGCACAACTGGTGCGCCGTGGACGAGCATTCCCAGGGTGTGGTGCTGGACACCGGCAATCCGCGTTACCTGGAGTTCTACAAGCGTCAGGGCTATGAAGAGATCGGTGAGATTGCGGTGGGGCCGGTGCGTGAGCACGTATTTTTTCACCCCAACCCGCAGCACTTACAAAGAGCAACAGCCTGA
- a CDS encoding YegP family protein — MSAWFELKQYGSGACRFLLKTKEAQTMLQSDRYPCRDSAEAALGLFRAHCASPERYVKKISSGGKPFFKLKSGKEVILVSHLYDSEATLESAISAIASAGTTERVEHIQL, encoded by the coding sequence ATGAGTGCCTGGTTCGAGCTGAAGCAGTATGGCAGTGGTGCATGCAGATTCTTGCTGAAGACAAAGGAGGCGCAGACCATGCTTCAAAGCGACCGCTACCCTTGCCGGGACAGTGCCGAGGCGGCGCTCGGCCTGTTCCGCGCACACTGCGCTTCCCCGGAACGCTACGTCAAGAAAATTTCGTCGGGCGGCAAACCTTTTTTCAAGCTCAAGTCCGGTAAGGAAGTGATTCTGGTCAGCCACTTGTACGATTCGGAAGCCACCCTCGAGAGCGCCATCAGCGCTATCGCCAGTGCCGGTACCACGGAGCGGGTCGAGCACATACAGTTGTAA
- a CDS encoding translocation/assembly module TamB domain-containing protein — translation MKRGLKITLLAIVALVILIILAVASVLGTQAGSRWALARVPGLTLENFEGRLGGHWSADHLLWQQEGNRVELNAVQFTWSPGCLLRMTLCIEQLEADQVSLLFPPSGETETSSEPISLPELKLPLAIELGQVRVGSLLFNGSEELKTLQLAAHWTAQGLQIDSLHLKRDDLSLDLSGLLQPSGDWPLTAQGNLGLPAPGGGPWSLALKVEGDLLKTLQLNADSRGYLQGQLSGQVQPLVENLPAQVRITADGFKASADLPDTLQLDQLELTGRGDLKSGYQLAGKASLPAEQGPVALLLQGKVDAKGAQIAALDLSANDKQHLKLSGQLDWSEGFAAEAKLAWLDFPWHRLYPLIDEPAVRVRSFDAEVAYRDGNYLGNFKGDLDGPAGAFSLSSPFSGDLTKIYLPQFKLAAGQGKAEGHLNLQFADGIAWDTALDLSAINPAYWVAELPGTLAGPLRSQGEMKNQQLKLNANLDLKGRLRGQPAVLQAKADGADEQWTLGALDIRLGDNRINGSGSLQQKITGQLDIKMPRLGQLWPELRGQLNGRLDLAGTLKAPQGKLDLAGQQLAFAENRLQNLKLDATLDGAQKAQVDLKGSGIQLGDTQLGTLTLAGQGDIKKQKLQLDLQGPLLKLALGLDGALDQGSWRGRLASGDVQTGGQDWKLQNPARLERLANGTLNFGAHCWASGDASLCGEDQRLMPDPKLRYHLKRFPLDSLAQWLPKDFAWKGMLNADVQLDLPASGPQGQIMLDASGGTLRVKEKDQWLDFPYQALKLNTRLTPRRIDTHLQFDGGKLGELMLQAQINPLPKSKPLSGDFRLSGLDLSVARPFVPMVEKLSGSLNGSGRLSGGLLAPQVNGNVQLSGGEVSGSELPISLEDLQLSAQIAGESVQLNGGWKSGKAGQGSLNGNIAWGRALLVDLSLKGTQLPVTVEPYAALEVAPDLKISLQEEKLAIAGKVLIPKGQITVRELPPSTVKVSDDTVIVGQQTDDGKKPMAMAMNIDVEVGQDKLAFSGFGLTANLQGHVHIGDNMDTRGELWLNDGRYRAYGQRLTVRRARLLFAGPIDQPYLDIEAVRQTDDVIAGIRLSGSAEQPATQIFSEPAMSQEQALSYLVLGRPLTSTGEDNNMLAQAALGLGLMGSSELTGGIAKNLGIQDFQLDTQGSGNNTSVVASGAISERLSLRYGVGVFEPASTIALRYKLSKKVYLEAASGFASSLDIFYKRDF, via the coding sequence TTGAAGCGTGGTTTGAAGATAACGCTGCTGGCGATTGTTGCGCTGGTGATCCTGATCATTCTGGCCGTGGCCAGCGTACTCGGAACCCAGGCTGGCAGCCGCTGGGCCCTGGCGCGAGTGCCGGGGCTGACCCTGGAAAATTTCGAGGGCCGCCTTGGCGGGCACTGGAGCGCCGATCATCTGCTCTGGCAACAGGAGGGCAACCGGGTCGAGCTCAATGCCGTGCAGTTCACCTGGTCGCCCGGCTGCCTGCTGCGCATGACCCTGTGCATCGAGCAGTTGGAAGCCGATCAGGTCAGCCTGCTGTTCCCTCCGAGCGGCGAAACCGAAACCAGTTCGGAGCCCATCAGCCTGCCGGAACTGAAGCTGCCGTTGGCCATCGAGTTGGGGCAAGTGCGTGTGGGCAGCCTGCTGTTCAATGGCAGTGAAGAACTCAAGACCCTGCAGCTGGCGGCGCACTGGACTGCCCAAGGCCTGCAGATCGACTCTTTGCACCTAAAGCGCGATGACCTGAGTCTGGACCTTTCCGGGCTGCTGCAACCCAGTGGCGACTGGCCCCTGACCGCCCAAGGCAACCTCGGCTTGCCCGCTCCCGGCGGTGGCCCCTGGTCCCTGGCGTTGAAGGTTGAAGGCGACCTGCTCAAGACTCTGCAGCTCAATGCCGACAGCCGTGGCTACCTGCAAGGGCAATTGAGCGGCCAGGTGCAGCCCCTGGTGGAGAACCTGCCAGCCCAGGTGCGAATCACTGCCGATGGGTTCAAGGCCAGCGCCGATCTGCCGGACACCCTGCAACTGGATCAGCTGGAGCTGACTGGCAGGGGCGACCTGAAAAGCGGCTACCAGCTCGCCGGCAAGGCCAGCCTGCCGGCGGAGCAGGGCCCGGTGGCCCTGTTGCTGCAAGGCAAGGTCGACGCCAAGGGCGCACAGATTGCCGCCCTGGACCTGAGCGCCAACGACAAGCAACACCTCAAGCTCAGTGGGCAACTGGACTGGAGCGAAGGTTTTGCCGCCGAGGCCAAGCTGGCCTGGCTGGACTTCCCCTGGCACCGTCTGTATCCGCTGATTGACGAGCCGGCGGTGCGGGTCCGCAGTTTTGATGCCGAAGTGGCTTACCGTGACGGTAACTACCTGGGCAACTTCAAGGGCGACCTGGACGGCCCGGCAGGCGCGTTCAGCCTGAGCAGCCCGTTCAGCGGCGACCTGACGAAAATCTATCTGCCGCAGTTCAAGCTGGCGGCGGGCCAGGGCAAGGCCGAGGGCCACCTGAACCTGCAGTTCGCCGACGGCATTGCCTGGGATACCGCCCTGGATCTGTCGGCCATCAACCCCGCGTACTGGGTGGCGGAGCTGCCCGGAACCCTGGCCGGCCCCCTGCGCAGCCAGGGCGAAATGAAGAACCAGCAACTCAAGCTCAATGCCAACCTCGACCTCAAGGGACGCTTGCGCGGACAGCCGGCGGTTCTCCAGGCCAAGGCCGACGGAGCGGACGAGCAATGGACCCTGGGCGCGCTGGACATCCGCCTGGGAGACAACCGGATCAACGGCTCCGGCAGCCTGCAACAGAAGATCACCGGCCAGCTGGATATCAAGATGCCGCGCCTGGGTCAGCTCTGGCCCGAGTTGCGTGGGCAGCTCAACGGTCGGCTGGACCTGGCCGGCACCCTCAAGGCGCCACAGGGCAAGCTGGACCTGGCCGGGCAGCAACTGGCCTTTGCCGAAAACCGCCTGCAGAACCTCAAGTTGGACGCCACTCTGGATGGCGCGCAAAAGGCCCAGGTGGACCTCAAGGGCAGCGGGATTCAACTGGGCGACACGCAGTTGGGGACCCTGACCCTGGCCGGCCAGGGCGACATCAAGAAACAGAAACTGCAACTGGACCTGCAAGGACCGCTGTTGAAACTGGCCCTGGGCCTGGATGGCGCCCTGGACCAGGGCAGCTGGCGCGGGCGCCTGGCCAGCGGCGATGTACAGACCGGCGGCCAGGACTGGAAGCTGCAGAACCCGGCCCGGCTTGAGCGGCTGGCCAACGGCACGCTGAACTTCGGTGCCCACTGCTGGGCCAGCGGCGATGCCAGCCTGTGCGGTGAAGACCAGCGGCTGATGCCGGACCCGAAACTGCGTTATCACCTCAAGCGTTTTCCCCTCGACAGCCTGGCGCAGTGGTTGCCCAAGGATTTCGCCTGGAAGGGCATGCTCAATGCCGATGTGCAATTGGACTTGCCGGCCAGCGGGCCCCAGGGCCAGATCATGCTGGACGCCAGCGGTGGTACCCTGCGGGTCAAGGAAAAGGACCAGTGGCTGGATTTCCCCTATCAGGCATTGAAGCTCAATACCCGACTCACCCCGAGGCGCATCGACACGCATTTGCAGTTCGACGGCGGCAAACTGGGTGAGCTGATGCTCCAGGCGCAGATCAATCCCTTGCCGAAAAGCAAACCGCTGTCCGGTGATTTCCGCCTCAGCGGCCTGGATCTGTCCGTGGCGCGGCCGTTCGTGCCCATGGTGGAAAAGCTCAGCGGCAGCCTCAATGGCAGCGGTCGTTTGTCTGGCGGCCTGCTGGCGCCTCAGGTCAACGGCAACGTGCAGTTGTCCGGGGGCGAGGTGTCCGGCTCCGAGTTGCCCATCAGCCTTGAAGACCTGCAACTGAGCGCGCAGATCGCTGGCGAGAGCGTGCAGCTCAACGGCGGCTGGAAAAGCGGCAAGGCCGGGCAGGGCAGCCTCAATGGCAACATCGCTTGGGGCCGGGCGCTATTGGTGGACCTGAGCCTCAAGGGCACCCAACTGCCGGTGACGGTGGAGCCCTATGCGGCGCTGGAGGTGGCGCCGGACCTGAAGATCTCGCTGCAGGAGGAAAAGCTGGCGATTGCTGGCAAGGTGCTGATCCCCAAGGGCCAGATCACCGTGCGCGAATTGCCGCCCTCGACGGTCAAGGTCTCCGACGACACGGTGATCGTCGGCCAGCAGACCGACGACGGCAAAAAGCCCATGGCCATGGCTATGAACATCGATGTGGAGGTGGGCCAGGACAAGCTGGCCTTCAGCGGTTTCGGCCTGACTGCCAACCTGCAGGGGCACGTGCACATTGGTGACAATATGGATACCCGCGGTGAGCTGTGGCTCAACGACGGCCGCTATCGGGCCTACGGCCAGCGCTTGACCGTGCGTCGTGCGCGGCTGCTGTTTGCCGGCCCCATCGACCAGCCTTACCTGGACATCGAGGCCGTGCGCCAGACTGACGACGTGATTGCCGGCATCCGCCTGAGCGGCAGCGCCGAGCAACCGGCGACGCAGATATTTTCGGAACCGGCCATGAGCCAGGAACAGGCGCTGTCCTATCTGGTTCTGGGGCGCCCGCTGACGTCCACCGGTGAAGACAACAACATGCTGGCCCAGGCGGCTCTCGGGCTGGGGCTGATGGGCAGCTCGGAACTGACCGGAGGCATTGCCAAGAACCTGGGCATTCAAGACTTCCAACTCGATACCCAGGGCAGCGGCAACAACACCAGCGTGGTGGCCAGCGGCGCCATTTCCGAAAGGCTCAGCCTGCGCTATGGCGTCGGGGTCTTTGAGCCCGCCAGTACCATCGCTCTGCGTTACAAGCTGAGCAAGAAGGTCTATCTGGAAGCGGCGAGCGGTTTCGCCAGCTCCCTGGATATCTTTTACAAGCGCGATTTCTGA
- a CDS encoding LysR family transcriptional regulator, with the protein MNLSKVDLNLFIVFDAIYTEANLTRAGQIVGITQPAVSNALARLRETFNDPLFVRTAQGMVPTPMAQNIIGPVRNALSLLRVSVQESRIFNPLQAVKTYRISMTDLTEAVILPPLFQRLRRLAPAVIIESFLSKRRETTKELAAGRLDFAVDAPLNTDPQVRHVKLMEDRYVCAMRKGHPLAGKEKFSLDDYLSLTHIHISSRRSGLGHVDLALGKMGIQRKIALRSQHYLMASQVLQQTDMVMTVPERFARRHELHAFNLPVNDVPPVETHLYWHESTDQDPANRWMREQMIELCQQVTAYEKKLDQQTA; encoded by the coding sequence ATGAATCTGAGCAAGGTCGATCTCAACCTCTTCATCGTTTTCGATGCGATCTACACCGAAGCCAACCTGACCCGTGCCGGGCAGATCGTCGGCATCACCCAACCGGCGGTATCCAACGCCCTGGCACGCCTGCGCGAGACCTTCAATGACCCGCTCTTCGTGCGTACCGCCCAGGGCATGGTGCCCACACCCATGGCGCAGAACATCATCGGGCCAGTGCGCAATGCCCTGTCGCTGCTGCGGGTTTCGGTCCAGGAAAGTCGCATTTTCAACCCCCTGCAAGCGGTCAAGACCTACCGCATCAGCATGACCGACCTCACCGAAGCGGTGATCCTGCCACCACTGTTCCAGCGCCTGCGGCGCCTGGCGCCGGCGGTGATAATCGAAAGCTTTCTCTCCAAGCGTCGGGAAACCACCAAGGAGCTGGCAGCCGGGCGCCTGGACTTTGCCGTCGACGCACCGCTCAATACCGACCCCCAGGTGCGTCACGTCAAGCTGATGGAAGACCGCTATGTGTGCGCCATGCGCAAGGGCCACCCGCTGGCGGGCAAGGAAAAATTCAGCCTGGACGATTACCTGTCCCTGACCCACATCCATATCTCCAGCCGCCGCAGCGGCCTCGGACATGTCGACCTGGCCCTGGGCAAGATGGGTATCCAGCGCAAGATCGCCCTGCGCTCCCAGCACTACCTGATGGCTTCCCAGGTGCTGCAGCAGACCGACATGGTGATGACCGTACCGGAGCGCTTTGCCCGTCGCCATGAACTGCATGCGTTCAACCTGCCGGTCAATGATGTCCCGCCGGTGGAAACCCACCTGTACTGGCACGAGAGCACCGACCAGGACCCGGCCAACCGCTGGATGCGCGAGCAGATGATCGAGCTCTGCCAGCAGGTCACGGCCTACGAAAAGAAGCTCGACCAGCAGACCGCCTGA
- a CDS encoding autotransporter assembly complex protein TamA, with protein sequence MKFPGRFTSGFLLLFTSCAALAQSELDVRVKPANDELKANVEGYIGSVGDRDEEALLRFSRGAEEQAKKAAQALGYYQPHIQSEVRGGDKPRLTLRIDPGEPVHLRNVTVRVEGPAASLKSFRLPDGDQLKPGAVLNHGHYEDAKRLIQNQASRYGFFSGRFTQQKLSVDPQAGVADIDLVYDSGPRYALGKVSFSGDSLFDEDLLRRMVPFKAGAPYDSELIAELNQALQSSGYFEGVRVDAAPTAAEHEVIPVAVQLETRKPRTMGLGLGYSTDVGPRVKANWTRHWVNPQGHSYGWEAEVSAPRQNVGLWYDIPLDPPLTDKLRFAGGYQNEEIAGTDTLSKLLTIGPEWHSKLPSGWQRVLSLKYQREEYRLGDDSGLSNLLMPGLTYSYLRSDNRIDPHNGYRIQFDTKLAKEGVGSDTNLLYGTVLLKGLTTVWDNHRFLGRVQFGGSATNGYKSIPPSLRFFAGGDQSVRGYDYQTLSPENSEGDRIGGRYMVAGSVEYQYSIAEKWRIATFVDQGNSFNKLELPNLKTGVGVGVRWVSPVGPIRVDLAHAMNDDGGIRLHFSMGPEL encoded by the coding sequence ATGAAGTTTCCAGGAAGATTTACCAGCGGCTTTTTGCTGTTGTTCACAAGCTGTGCGGCGCTGGCGCAGAGCGAATTGGATGTCAGGGTCAAGCCCGCCAATGACGAGTTGAAGGCCAATGTGGAGGGTTACATTGGCAGTGTCGGCGATCGCGATGAAGAAGCCCTGCTGCGGTTCAGCCGGGGCGCCGAGGAGCAGGCGAAGAAAGCCGCCCAGGCCCTGGGCTACTACCAACCGCATATCCAGAGTGAGGTGCGTGGCGGTGACAAACCGCGCTTGACGTTGCGGATCGACCCCGGCGAACCGGTGCACCTGCGCAACGTGACAGTCCGGGTCGAAGGCCCGGCGGCTTCCCTCAAGTCGTTTCGCCTTCCCGACGGCGACCAGCTCAAGCCTGGTGCCGTGCTCAATCATGGCCATTACGAAGACGCCAAGCGCCTGATCCAGAACCAGGCTTCGCGCTATGGCTTTTTCAGCGGGCGCTTTACCCAGCAGAAACTGTCGGTGGACCCCCAGGCAGGTGTCGCGGACATCGACCTGGTCTATGACAGCGGCCCGCGCTACGCGCTGGGCAAGGTCAGCTTTAGCGGCGACTCCCTGTTCGATGAAGACCTGTTGCGGCGCATGGTGCCGTTCAAGGCCGGCGCGCCCTATGACTCCGAACTGATTGCCGAACTCAACCAGGCCCTGCAGTCGAGCGGCTACTTCGAGGGCGTGCGGGTGGACGCCGCGCCTACTGCCGCCGAGCACGAGGTGATTCCGGTGGCGGTCCAGCTGGAAACCCGCAAGCCCCGGACCATGGGCCTCGGCCTCGGCTATTCCACCGACGTGGGGCCGCGGGTCAAGGCCAACTGGACCCGGCACTGGGTCAACCCCCAGGGCCACAGTTACGGCTGGGAGGCGGAAGTTTCTGCCCCGCGGCAGAACGTCGGCCTGTGGTACGACATTCCCCTGGACCCGCCTCTGACCGACAAGCTGCGGTTCGCCGGTGGTTACCAGAATGAAGAGATTGCCGGCACCGATACCCTGAGTAAGTTGCTCACCATCGGTCCCGAGTGGCACAGCAAGTTGCCCAGCGGCTGGCAGCGGGTACTGTCGCTGAAGTATCAGCGAGAGGAATATCGCCTCGGGGACGACTCGGGCCTGAGTAATCTGCTGATGCCTGGCCTGACTTATTCCTACCTGCGCAGCGACAATCGCATCGACCCGCATAACGGCTATCGCATTCAGTTCGACACCAAGCTGGCCAAGGAAGGGGTCGGTTCCGACACCAACCTGCTGTATGGCACGGTGCTGCTCAAGGGCCTGACCACGGTCTGGGACAATCACCGCTTTCTCGGGCGAGTGCAGTTCGGTGGCAGTGCCACCAATGGCTACAAGTCGATTCCGCCGTCCTTGCGCTTCTTTGCCGGTGGCGACCAGAGCGTTCGGGGCTACGACTATCAGACCCTGTCACCGGAAAACTCCGAAGGCGATCGCATCGGCGGCCGCTACATGGTGGCCGGTAGCGTCGAGTACCAGTATTCGATCGCCGAGAAATGGCGGATCGCGACCTTTGTCGACCAGGGCAACTCTTTCAACAAGCTGGAGCTGCCTAACCTCAAGACCGGGGTGGGCGTCGGCGTACGCTGGGTTTCGCCAGTGGGACCGATCCGGGTCGACCTGGCCCACGCGATGAATGACGATGGCGGCATCCGCTTGCACTTTTCCATGGGGCCAGAGCTTTGA
- a CDS encoding substrate-binding domain-containing protein gives MPRASTVSERDIWCRTISLFLIGFVCYALPWSVFAALPPAPDNAPVLRIQGSNTIGARLGPALVKGLMEEQGLRDIRITASGKDNEQQVVGQTAQGRAVRVEVAAHGSSTGFAALKTARADLAAASRPIKDSELVDLESLGDLKSPSAEQVIAIDGLAIILHPHNPLNQLNTEQLARLFSGEAKTWEELGGIGGAVHLYARDDQSGTYDTFKELVLSRRGKALSPGAKRFESSEQLSDAVSHDPQGIGFIGLPYVRQAKAVAIIDGDSQPMLPLNSLIATEDYPLSRRLYLYLPPNGQNPWADALVSFAQGSKGQAIVAANGFIAQTVQAMRVAPGPQMPEAYQALTRQAQRLTVNFRFEEGSASLDNKARQDLNRVLDYLRQHGKMNRQVTLAGFGDAKNDPARAALLSKLRAMAVRRELVKSGVVFREIRGFGAELPVAANSADEGRIKNRRVEVWVY, from the coding sequence ATGCCCCGCGCTTCCACCGTCAGTGAACGAGATATCTGGTGCCGGACCATCAGCCTGTTTCTGATCGGTTTCGTTTGCTACGCCCTGCCCTGGTCGGTATTCGCCGCCCTGCCCCCAGCCCCGGACAATGCGCCCGTCCTGCGCATCCAAGGCTCCAATACCATCGGCGCCCGGCTGGGCCCGGCCCTGGTCAAGGGCCTGATGGAAGAACAGGGCCTGCGCGATATCAGGATCACCGCCAGTGGCAAAGACAATGAACAACAGGTGGTGGGGCAAACCGCCCAGGGCCGAGCGGTGCGGGTGGAAGTGGCCGCCCACGGTTCGAGTACCGGCTTTGCCGCTCTGAAAACCGCTCGGGCCGACCTGGCCGCCGCTTCACGGCCGATCAAGGACAGCGAGCTGGTGGACCTTGAAAGCCTGGGAGACCTGAAAAGCCCCAGCGCCGAACAGGTGATCGCCATCGACGGGCTGGCAATCATCCTGCATCCGCACAACCCGCTGAACCAACTGAACACCGAGCAACTGGCCCGGCTGTTCAGCGGCGAAGCCAAGACCTGGGAAGAACTGGGTGGCATTGGCGGCGCGGTACATCTCTATGCCCGGGATGACCAGTCCGGCACCTACGACACCTTCAAGGAACTGGTACTCAGCCGTCGCGGCAAGGCCCTGAGCCCCGGCGCAAAACGTTTTGAATCCAGCGAGCAGTTGTCCGACGCAGTCAGCCATGACCCCCAGGGCATAGGCTTCATCGGCCTGCCCTATGTGCGCCAGGCCAAGGCGGTGGCCATTATCGACGGCGACTCACAGCCGATGCTGCCGCTCAACAGCCTGATCGCCACCGAGGATTACCCGCTGTCACGGCGCCTGTACCTGTACCTGCCGCCCAATGGGCAGAACCCCTGGGCCGATGCCCTGGTGAGCTTTGCCCAGGGCAGCAAGGGCCAGGCCATCGTCGCCGCCAACGGCTTTATCGCCCAGACCGTGCAGGCCATGCGCGTCGCTCCCGGCCCGCAGATGCCGGAGGCTTATCAGGCGCTCACCCGCCAGGCACAGCGCCTGACGGTCAACTTTCGTTTTGAGGAAGGCAGCGCCAGCCTGGACAACAAGGCCCGCCAGGACCTCAATCGGGTACTGGATTACCTGCGCCAGCACGGCAAGATGAACCGCCAGGTGACCCTGGCCGGCTTCGGTGACGCCAAGAACGATCCGGCCCGCGCGGCCCTGCTGTCCAAACTGCGGGCCATGGCGGTGCGTCGGGAACTGGTGAAGAGCGGCGTGGTGTTTCGCGAGATTCGCGGCTTTGGCGCCGAGCTGCCGGTAGCGGCCAACAGTGCCGACGAAGGACGGATCAAGAACCGCCGCGTGGAGGTCTGGGTGTACTGA
- a CDS encoding acyl-CoA dehydrogenase encodes MEFAYSPKVQELRERVTAFMDAYVYPAEAVFERQVAEGDRWQPTAIMEELKLKAKEAGLWNLFLPESELGAGLTNLEYAPLAEIMGRSLLGPEPFNCSAPDTGNMEVLVRYANEEQKQRWLEPLLRGEIRSAFAMTEPDVASSDATNMAARAVRDGDQWLINGKKWWTSGACDPRCKILVFMGLSNPDAPRHQQHSMILVPVDTPGVKIVRPLPVFGYDDAPHGHAEVLFDNVRVPYENVLLGEGRGFEIAQGRLGPGRIHHCMRSIGMAERALELMCKRSVNRTAFGKPLARLGGNIDKIADSRMEIDMARLLTLKAAYMMDTVGNKVAKSEIAQIKVVAPNVALRVIDRAIQIHGGAGVSNDFPLAYMYAMQRTLRLADGPDEVHRAAIGKYEIGKYVPKELMRSGH; translated from the coding sequence ATGGAATTCGCCTATTCCCCCAAGGTTCAGGAACTGCGTGAGCGTGTCACCGCGTTCATGGATGCCTATGTTTATCCGGCTGAAGCGGTCTTCGAGCGTCAGGTTGCCGAAGGCGATCGCTGGCAGCCGACCGCCATCATGGAAGAGCTGAAACTCAAGGCCAAGGAGGCCGGGCTATGGAATTTGTTTCTGCCTGAGTCGGAGTTGGGGGCAGGCCTGACCAACCTTGAGTACGCGCCGCTGGCGGAAATCATGGGGCGGTCGTTGTTGGGCCCGGAACCCTTCAACTGCTCGGCACCGGATACCGGCAACATGGAAGTGCTGGTGCGCTACGCCAACGAAGAGCAGAAACAGCGCTGGCTGGAGCCATTGCTGCGTGGCGAGATCCGCTCCGCGTTCGCCATGACCGAGCCGGACGTGGCGTCCTCCGATGCCACCAACATGGCGGCCCGTGCGGTACGCGACGGCGACCAGTGGCTGATCAACGGCAAGAAATGGTGGACCTCGGGCGCCTGCGACCCACGCTGCAAGATCCTGGTGTTCATGGGCCTGAGCAACCCGGATGCGCCGCGCCATCAACAGCACTCGATGATCCTGGTGCCGGTGGATACCCCCGGGGTGAAGATTGTTCGCCCGTTGCCGGTGTTCGGCTACGACGACGCGCCCCATGGCCACGCCGAAGTGCTGTTCGACAACGTCCGGGTGCCCTACGAGAACGTGCTGCTGGGTGAGGGCCGTGGTTTCGAGATTGCCCAGGGCCGCCTTGGCCCGGGCCGGATCCACCACTGCATGCGTTCCATCGGCATGGCGGAGCGGGCGCTGGAACTGATGTGCAAGCGTTCGGTGAACCGTACTGCCTTTGGCAAGCCGCTGGCGCGCCTGGGAGGCAACATCGACAAGATCGCCGACTCGCGAATGGAGATCGACATGGCCCGGCTGCTGACGCTGAAGGCCGCGTACATGATGGACACCGTGGGCAACAAGGTGGCCAAGAGCGAGATTGCCCAGATCAAGGTCGTGGCGCCGAACGTGGCCCTGCGGGTGATCGACCGGGCGATCCAGATCCACGGCGGGGCCGGGGTCTCCAACGACTTCCCGCTGGCCTACATGTATGCGATGCAGCGCACCTTGCGCCTGGCCGACGGCCCGGATGAGGTGCACCGCGCGGCGATCGGCAAGTATGAAATCGGCAAGTATGTACCCAAAGAGCTGATGCGCAGCGGGCATTGA
- the xthA gene encoding exodeoxyribonuclease III, translated as MKIVSFNINGLRARPHQLAALIDKHQPDVIGLQETKVADEQFPLADIQALGYHVHYHGQKGHYGVALLSRQAPLALHKGFEGDDEDAQRRFIWGTFADANGTPVTIMNGYFPQGESRDHPTKFPAKERFYQDLQHLLESRFSNDQPLVVMGDVNISPEDCDIGIGAENAKRWLKTGKCSFLPEEREWMARLKNWGLVDSFRHLNPEVNDRFSWFDYRSRGFEDEPKRGLRIDLIMASQGLLPRVKDAGVDYELRGMEKPSDHAPIWLELG; from the coding sequence ATGAAAATCGTCTCGTTCAATATCAACGGGCTGCGTGCCCGCCCCCATCAGCTGGCGGCGCTGATCGACAAACACCAGCCGGACGTGATCGGCCTGCAGGAAACCAAGGTCGCCGACGAACAGTTCCCTCTTGCCGACATCCAGGCCCTGGGCTACCACGTGCATTACCACGGCCAGAAAGGCCATTACGGCGTAGCCCTGCTCTCGCGCCAGGCACCGTTGGCCCTGCATAAAGGCTTTGAAGGTGACGACGAAGACGCCCAGCGGCGCTTTATCTGGGGCACCTTCGCCGATGCCAACGGCACCCCGGTGACCATCATGAACGGCTACTTCCCCCAGGGCGAAAGCCGCGACCATCCCACCAAATTCCCGGCCAAAGAGCGCTTCTACCAGGATCTGCAGCACCTGCTGGAAAGCCGTTTCAGCAATGACCAGCCCCTGGTGGTGATGGGCGATGTGAACATTTCCCCGGAAGATTGCGACATTGGCATCGGCGCCGAGAACGCCAAGCGCTGGCTGAAGACCGGCAAATGCAGCTTCCTGCCGGAAGAGCGCGAGTGGATGGCCCGCCTGAAGAACTGGGGCCTGGTGGACAGCTTTCGTCACCTGAACCCCGAGGTGAACGACCGCTTCAGCTGGTTCGACTACCGCAGCCGCGGCTTCGAGGATGAGCCCAAGCGCGGCCTGCGCATCGACCTGATCATGGCTTCCCAGGGGCTGTTGCCACGGGTCAAGGACGCTGGGGTCGACTATGAACTGCGAGGCATGGAAAAACCTTCGGACCATGCGCCGATCTGGCTCGAACTGGGCTGA